A region of Lycium barbarum isolate Lr01 chromosome 1, ASM1917538v2, whole genome shotgun sequence DNA encodes the following proteins:
- the LOC132598484 gene encoding DNA-repair protein XRCC1, giving the protein MSASNDGDKDERKRNLPSWMSSRPGSSGSGHSKSTDEDNAKTLSNEAKFSTSTSSGSNFSKLMDGVVFALSGFVNPERGTLRSQALEMGAKYQPDWNSNCTLLICAFSNTPKFRQVEADNGTIVSKEWIIECYKQRKLVEIEPYLMHAGKPWKRQSASHESGQDQKPSTSRKSHTRAEKTSPLETTTTPSSEEVHCDKVKDAFSPSKVKRWAIDDLNRTISWLENQDEKPEPHEMKTIAAEGILTCLQDAIDSLKQGQDMRQITEQWECIPRAVEELAKFDGSCVGSAKLHKDLCKQAVTCKQIYELEYRNREDDEQRTCVSGKASDIAKVNAAYDSDDTIEMTEDEINQAYNTVASTIKNT; this is encoded by the exons ATGTCTGCGTCAAACGACGGTGACAAAGATGAGAGGAAACGTAATCTCCCTTCATGGATGAGTTCAAGACCCGGTTCAAGCGGTTCGGGTCACAGTAAATCAACTGATGAAGACAATGCCAAAACACTTTCCAACGAAGCTAAATTCTCTACCTCGACTTCGAGTGGTTCAAATTTCTCAAAACTTATg GATGGGGTTGTATTTGCCCTATCAGGTTTTGTCAATCCCGAGCGTGGTACATTAAGGTCCCAGGCTTTAGAAATGGGAGCCAAGTATCAACCTGATTGGAACTCAAACTGCACACTCTTGATCTGTGCATTTTCCAATACCCCAAAGTTTCGGCAAGTTGAAGCAGATAATGGAACAATTGTATCAAAG GAGTGGATAATAGAGTGTTATAAACAACGAAAACTTGTTGAAATTGAACCTTACCTTATGCATGCTGGCAAACCATGGAAACGTCAAAGTGCCTCTCATGAATCTGGCCAAG ATCAAAAACCATCCACATCTAGAAAGTCTCATACAAGAGCAGAAAAAACTTCACCTCTTGAGACAACTACTACTCCTTCATCTGAG GAGGTACATTGTGATAAAGTAAAAGATGCTTTCTCTCCATCTAAAGTGAAAAGATGGGCTATAGATGATCTTAACCGGACGATATCATGGCTGGAGAATCAAGATGAAAAG CCAGAGCCCCATGAGATGAAGACAATAGCTGCTGAGGGAATTCTAACCTGTTTACAGGATGCCATAGATTCTCTTAAGCAAGGGCAG GATATGCGTCAAATAACTGAGCAGTGGGAATGCATCCCTCGGGCGGTTGAGGAGTTGGCTAAGTTCGATGGGAGTTGTGTTGGTTCAGCTAAACTACACAAGGATCTTTGCAAACAAGCTGTGACCTGTAAACAAATTTATGAGCTGGAGTACCGAAATAGAGAAGACGATGAGCAGAGGACTTGTGTGAGTGGAAAGGCTAGTGACATTGCCAAAGTTAATGCTGCATATGACAGCGATGATACAATTGAGATGACAGAAGATGAAATTAACCAAGCTTATAATACCGTAGCATCTACCATTAAAAACACTTGA